The Gemmatimonadota bacterium genome has a segment encoding these proteins:
- a CDS encoding TonB-dependent receptor, translating into MSLRSFARFASSLASLLLLVGLAARPLAAQSTVDWITGAVTDGTGKPVVGATIEAYSIELDVTKKATANDKGRFSIPFNDGGGRYRVTVRAIGKTPFITNVSRQEDDDRIVLNVKLGDRPQVLTDIRTQTVRAQGDQNERPTPGATERNVDAGQMARLPIDASDLAALAQLVPGVIVTAGSDSSATTFQVAGQSGASNNIVVDGTSNGGALPADGIRGTRVITNTFDVSRGQFSGGQVSATTRGGSNRQQGSISGNFRDRNLAFGSATDNVFTAGQTSQQVGAGFGGALRKDKLFLFGSFNVNRAVNPMASLDRADATTLLRLGASPDSVARFIALVGATGLTNRVGTVDPNRTQDRFSGSLRFDWNVADRQILTVRGDLNTTTSDPTRVGQTQLPQVGGNQSNNGGGVQVSLVSRPTVDLSNEFRAYGSLSNAESTPFLYVPVGRVQNQSTLDDGNIATTSFGFGGNSGLPTTNKTKSLELTNTISYFAKGGAHRFQLGALLNMQSFTANNTNNQYGSYSYNSLADFAANVPATFSRTLQPVVRDGSSLNSALFLSDVWRKGPNLQFTIGGRLEYSKFGGAPARNTDAEAKFGVRTDLLPTETYFTPRFGFSWTIPAAEQQGFGQRGFAPPAVVLRGGVGVFRGTMSSTLPSTAQAQAGFSTTEAQLVCVGAAVPIPDWNNFATNPSSIPTQCLNNQNTPVIAGSPSVTTYDEGYGAAKTIRANLGATRRLTPFFTMTLDASYVKGIGQSASRDLNLNLGTPFLLANEGDRPVYINPSLIVPTTGAIPFTSTRKDAGYGSVNQVFSGLENETKQVTASMNWFNTRGSTLSANYTMQFARDQGGGGGGFGGGGGNLTRGDPNAFLWARSSNERRHNIQLNFTKVFSPTFELTAIGSMASGSRYSPVVGSDINGDGSRNDLAYVFNPANANDPVLAAAMDDLLKNGSKGAKACLASQVGKVAERNSCIGPWQPSLNLQVNLKPGMFQNRLTISFATINLLGGLDELFNGADNLKGWGGFSRPDGTLLAVTGFDPSTNRYKYTVNSRFGATGGGATAVRSPFQVGVNMRYIIGFDQRREMQRMAFGQGNAAAGAASGTTFVQQMLANLPFNAAQVAIERKDSLALAPKQVAELQAFIDSTNNALQPLVAKLEEAAKTANGNTQALFPQLTPIFEAFQGSQIKAIELTKKVLTDVQWSLMPESAKQPVGINRLMQPGGAAPAGGAAPGRPGGRTGGGAE; encoded by the coding sequence ATGTCGCTTCGCTCATTCGCACGATTCGCGAGTTCCCTCGCCAGCCTGCTGTTGCTGGTGGGACTCGCCGCCCGACCCCTCGCCGCCCAGAGCACCGTCGACTGGATCACCGGCGCGGTCACCGATGGCACCGGGAAGCCGGTCGTCGGCGCCACGATCGAGGCCTACAGCATCGAGCTCGACGTCACCAAGAAGGCGACGGCGAACGACAAGGGGCGCTTCTCCATTCCGTTCAACGATGGTGGCGGTCGCTACCGCGTGACGGTGCGCGCGATCGGCAAGACGCCGTTCATCACCAACGTGTCGCGCCAGGAAGACGACGACCGCATCGTGCTGAACGTCAAGCTCGGTGACCGGCCGCAGGTCCTCACCGACATCCGCACCCAGACGGTGCGCGCCCAGGGCGACCAGAATGAGCGGCCGACGCCGGGCGCCACGGAGCGCAACGTCGACGCCGGCCAGATGGCCCGCCTCCCGATCGACGCCTCCGACCTCGCCGCGCTGGCGCAGCTGGTGCCGGGCGTGATCGTGACGGCCGGCAGCGACTCGAGCGCGACGACCTTCCAGGTGGCCGGCCAGAGCGGCGCGTCGAACAACATCGTCGTCGACGGCACGTCGAACGGCGGCGCCCTGCCGGCCGACGGCATCCGCGGCACCCGTGTCATCACCAACACTTTCGACGTCTCGCGCGGCCAGTTCTCCGGCGGCCAGGTCTCGGCGACGACGCGCGGCGGCAGCAACCGGCAGCAGGGCTCGATCAGCGGCAACTTCCGCGATCGCAACCTCGCCTTCGGCAGCGCGACGGACAACGTCTTCACCGCGGGCCAGACCTCGCAGCAGGTCGGCGCCGGCTTCGGTGGCGCGCTCCGGAAGGACAAGCTCTTCCTCTTCGGCTCGTTCAACGTCAATCGCGCCGTCAACCCGATGGCCTCGCTCGATCGCGCGGACGCGACGACGCTGCTCCGTCTCGGCGCCTCGCCGGATTCGGTGGCGCGCTTCATTGCGCTGGTTGGCGCGACGGGCTTGACGAATCGTGTCGGCACCGTCGACCCGAACCGGACCCAGGACCGCTTCAGTGGCTCGCTCCGCTTCGACTGGAACGTCGCCGACCGGCAGATCCTCACGGTCCGCGGCGACCTGAACACCACGACGTCCGACCCGACTCGCGTCGGGCAGACGCAGCTCCCGCAGGTCGGCGGCAACCAGAGCAACAACGGCGGCGGCGTGCAGGTCTCGCTCGTCTCGCGCCCGACCGTGGATCTCTCGAACGAGTTCCGCGCCTACGGCTCGCTCAGCAACGCCGAGTCGACGCCGTTCCTGTACGTCCCGGTCGGCCGGGTGCAAAACCAGTCGACGCTCGATGACGGCAACATCGCGACGACCTCGTTCGGCTTTGGCGGCAACTCCGGCCTCCCGACGACGAACAAGACCAAGTCGCTCGAACTCACGAACACGATTTCGTACTTCGCCAAGGGCGGCGCGCACCGCTTCCAGCTCGGCGCACTCCTGAACATGCAGAGCTTCACGGCGAACAACACCAACAACCAGTACGGCAGCTACAGCTACAACTCGCTGGCCGACTTCGCGGCGAACGTCCCGGCGACCTTCAGTCGCACGCTGCAGCCGGTCGTGCGCGACGGCTCGTCGCTGAACTCGGCGCTCTTCCTGAGCGACGTGTGGCGCAAGGGGCCGAACCTGCAGTTCACGATCGGCGGCCGCCTGGAGTACTCGAAGTTCGGCGGCGCCCCGGCGCGGAACACCGATGCGGAAGCGAAGTTCGGCGTCCGGACCGACCTGCTCCCGACCGAGACCTACTTCACGCCGCGCTTCGGTTTCTCGTGGACGATCCCGGCGGCCGAGCAGCAGGGCTTCGGGCAGCGCGGCTTCGCGCCGCCGGCCGTCGTGCTCCGTGGCGGCGTCGGTGTCTTCCGCGGCACGATGTCGAGCACCCTGCCGAGCACCGCGCAGGCCCAGGCCGGCTTCAGCACCACCGAAGCGCAACTGGTCTGCGTGGGTGCAGCCGTGCCGATCCCGGACTGGAACAACTTCGCGACCAACCCGTCGTCGATTCCGACGCAGTGCCTGAACAACCAGAACACGCCGGTCATCGCGGGCAGCCCGTCGGTCACCACGTATGACGAGGGCTACGGCGCTGCGAAGACCATCCGCGCCAACCTCGGCGCGACGCGCCGCCTCACCCCGTTCTTCACGATGACGCTCGACGCCTCGTACGTGAAGGGCATCGGCCAGTCGGCGTCTCGTGACCTGAACCTGAACCTCGGCACCCCGTTCCTGCTGGCGAACGAGGGCGACCGGCCGGTCTACATCAATCCGTCGCTGATCGTGCCGACGACGGGCGCGATTCCCTTCACGTCGACCCGGAAGGACGCCGGCTACGGCTCGGTCAACCAGGTCTTCAGCGGCCTCGAGAACGAGACGAAGCAGGTCACCGCCTCGATGAACTGGTTCAACACCCGCGGCTCGACGCTGTCGGCCAACTACACCATGCAGTTCGCCCGCGACCAGGGCGGTGGTGGCGGCGGGTTCGGCGGCGGCGGCGGCAACCTGACCCGGGGCGATCCGAACGCCTTCCTGTGGGCGCGGTCGTCGAACGAGCGGCGTCACAACATCCAGCTGAACTTCACCAAGGTCTTCTCGCCGACGTTCGAGCTGACCGCGATCGGCAGCATGGCGTCGGGTTCCCGCTACTCGCCGGTGGTCGGCAGCGACATCAACGGCGACGGGTCGCGCAACGACCTGGCGTACGTCTTCAATCCGGCCAACGCCAACGATCCGGTCCTGGCCGCGGCGATGGATGACCTGCTCAAGAACGGCTCGAAGGGCGCCAAGGCCTGTCTGGCGTCGCAGGTCGGCAAGGTCGCCGAGCGCAACAGCTGCATCGGGCCGTGGCAGCCGTCGCTCAACCTGCAGGTGAACCTGAAGCCGGGAATGTTCCAGAACCGGTTGACGATCTCCTTCGCGACGATCAACCTGCTGGGCGGACTGGACGAGCTGTTCAACGGCGCAGACAACCTGAAGGGCTGGGGTGGCTTCTCGCGCCCGGACGGCACGCTGCTCGCCGTCACCGGCTTCGACCCGTCGACCAACCGGTACAAGTACACCGTCAACAGCCGCTTCGGCGCGACGGGTGGCGGGGCGACGGCGGTTCGCTCGCCGTTCCAGGTCGGCGTGAACATGCGCTACATCATCGGCTTCGATCAGCGCCGCGAGATGCAGCGGATGGCGTTCGGTCAGGGCAACGCCGCGGCCGGCGCGGCAAGCGGCACGACGTTCGTGCAGCAGATGCTGGCCAACCTCCCGTTCAACGCGGCGCAGGTTGCGATCGAGCGGAAGGATTCCCTGGCGCTGGCGCCGAAGCAGGTCGCCGAGTTGCAGGCCTTCATCGACTCGACGAACAACGCGCTGCAGCCGCTGGTCGCCAAGCTGGAAGAGGCCGCCAAGACCGCGAATGGCAACACGCAGGCGCTCTTCCCGCAGCTGACGCCGATCTTCGAGGCCTTCCAGGGCAGCCAGATCAAGGCGATCGAACTCACCAAGAAGGTGCTGACCGACGTGCAGTGGTCGCTGATGCCGGAAAGCGCCAAGCAGCCGGTCGGGATCAACCGGCTGATGCAGCCGGGGGGAGCGGCGCCGGCAGGCGGCGCAGCCCCGGGGCGGCCGGGTGGCCGGACGGGTGGCGGCGCCGAGTAA